The Osmerus eperlanus chromosome 25, fOsmEpe2.1, whole genome shotgun sequence genome contains a region encoding:
- the xbp1 gene encoding X-box-binding protein 1, which produces MVVVTAASGGTHKVLLISGKQSGSSGATQGSFSRSISVVMPSSANQASSDSDSTSSTGPPLRKRQRLTHLSPEEKQLRRKLKNRVAAQTARDRKKAKMGELEQQVLDLEIENEKLHIENELLREKTCDLMSENEELRQRLGLDTLEVRDKVQVQVLESNGMDAGLETGSSESAVLRLRVPPQQVQAHLSYLKTSQWIQLVLTLQTLSLISCWAFWTSLTQNTSSRVVGRSSRRSRHCCWEEGGLQYRPPHLRLWGPHQLSWRPLMN; this is translated from the exons ATGGTGGTGGTCACAGCGGCGTCAGGCGGCACACACAAAGTGCTCCTGATATCTGGGAAACAGAGCGGTTCATCCGGCGCAACACAGGGAAGCTTTAGCCGGTCAATCTCGGTCGTTATGCCGTCGTCTGCAAACCAAGCGTCGTCGGATTCCGACTCCACTTCCTCCACGGGGCCTCCGTTGCGCAAAAGACAGCGACTCACACATTTGAGCCCAGAAGAGAAACAGCTTCGCAG GAAACTGAAGAACAGAGTGGCTGCCCAGACCgccagagacagaaaaaaagccAAAATGGGAGAATTGGAACAGCAAGTTCTGGACTTGGAGATAGAA AATGAGAAGCTTCACATCGAGAACGAGCTGTTACGGGAGAAGACGTGCGACCTCATGAGCGAGAATGAGGAGCTGAGACAAAGGCTAGGGCTGGACACCCTGGAGGTCAGAGACAAG gtccaggtCCAGGTGCTGGAGTCCAATGGGATGGATGCAGGTTTGGAGACGGGGTCTTCTGAGTCCGCAGTACTCAGGCTACGTGTGCCTCCGCAGCAGGTGCAGGCCCACCTCTCCTACCTGAAGACGTCCCAATGGATCCAGCTGGTCCTGACGCTGCAGACTCTGAG tcTGATCTCCTGTTGGGCATTCTGGACATCCTTGACCCAGAATACTTCCtccagggtggtggggaggagctccaggaggagcaggcactgctgctgggaggagggggggctccaATACCGGCCCCCGCACTTGCGCCTCTGGGGCCCGCACCAGTTAAGCTGGAGGCCCTTAATGAACTGA